One part of the Humulus lupulus chromosome 9, drHumLupu1.1, whole genome shotgun sequence genome encodes these proteins:
- the LOC133800023 gene encoding uncharacterized protein LOC133800023: protein MALLYRHSPPIVLTANPETPGVAIIEPGDVAGVEFELAKRKRCKPKKFEAYTDPTRKKAHLDAIDDVPLVLDPLKKPLATQYRTVSKWLLGDIPNKTKRDVQTGVYGSSWFLTMKTPQFWIDDGHIDAAKHMLRRRRQFYPGAYRQDAVVMNIMFSQVVPGRYVAYQNAKETDKKRFLWDSDVISMITGIDNQFMASWKGVDTVYWCQNYLQAHWFAVEASISTWTLNVYDSDVTVISDKQLQSFMKSWSTLFPSLLLQSQLFKDDPRLTIHLELKDAKSSMCTACQLIQYPKPKSVEIVVCTPSSTSNTYWVGYHFTQSAMTTWSCSETNGQLTYGIRIALGEESKFRRKKNNEEMRSSKKKKNVLIAA from the exons GCACTCCCCCCCAATAGTACTCACAGCAAATCCTGAGACCCCaggtgttgctattatagaacctggggatgttgctggtgtagagtttgaattggccaagaggaaaagaTGCAAACCTAAGAAATTCGAAGCCTACACCGACCCAACAAGAAAGAAAGCTCATTTGGATGCGATTGATGACGTGCCATTAGTCCTCGACCCTCTAAAGAAGCCACTTGCTACACAGTACAGGACGGTCAgcaagtggttgcttggagatattccgaacaagacgaagagggatgtccaaactggtgtgtatggttcgagttggtttctgacgatgaagacaccacagttttggatcgatgatggg CATATTGATGCAGCCAAGCATATGCTACGTAGGCGTCGACAGTTCTATCCCGGGGCGTATCGGCAAGATGCtgttgtgatgaatattatgttctcacaagtggtaccGGGCCGTTATGTTGCATATCAGAATGCCAAGGAAACGGATAAGAAAAGGTTTTTGTGGGATTCAGATGTGATATCAATGATTACGGGAATTGACAATCAATTTATGGCATCGTGGAAGGGAGTAGacactgtatattggtgccagaactaccttcaagcgcattggtttgcagttgaagcctccatttctacttggactctgaatgtttatgattcGGACGTGACAgtgataagtgataaacaactgcaatcgtttatgaagtcatggtctactttgttcccatcgttgttattgcagtcacaacttttcaaggacgaccctcggttgacgattcacctggagctaaaagatgcaaagagttcaatgtgcaccgcatgccagttgattcagtaccccaaaccaaagtcag tggagattgtggtgtgtacgccatcaagcacatcgaacacttattgggtaggctaccacttCACACAATCTGCGATGACAACATGGAGTTGTTCAGAAACAAATGGACAGTtgacttatggtatcagaat